A single window of Colletotrichum destructivum chromosome 9, complete sequence DNA harbors:
- a CDS encoding Putative F-box domain, WD40/YVTN repeat-like-containing domain superfamily, with protein MTPSPGPQINTTEVRRPRSSQTVSFSVDEGKGKGINSGHGADSTSLQLAVSECIETTTTTTTTTTKRTFPPIYLRDVRPLHELDSKEYPLASKPLPPELANFSFSVTGSSSDPMADNPFVYNRKRKTPAAAERQPAGLLKEDESSQEISRRIAKSPSDAYQRRSRRSNPRETSPSYNAAPVLPSRPSRNPRPTGLAFPEDHSQRLRRQLAQGRQSGYLATPDTSEVAGTSTGTERATRPRSLHPNRTSHTPPESGPSQTNPQEADSPIGSDALTVFSSNVATPPITDADPEPFVDDDDDDDDDEDDEDALLRPVGHRPSIDAVAAQDASLPSPRLSPTLAAAQLNSRDSDDEDVASPQSSVVARHNVSFRDQSWLHESQTTEEGGYVSDVSMVADSSTCQPDNLDAHTAMMNARTMMEGFDSMPNEMKSFIMYNLLRRCPRKTLRLVADVVTPALKCDFLKQLPLELSFHVLSFLDHRDLCRAAQVSKHWRNIVDTNETGWKELFDRDGFTLPPGELDKAIVQGWGWQDPVGVTGAEVDLRPLTRLESADNELTKVVVKSDPTIKLRSSKRKRALNLSSADRSKRRASGQDAARLEALQSEVRQHKSEGPLSAANAAAAAMPNPKTSIPGLQKLHLFKSLYRRHYMIRQSWTSGKVKPGHVAFAAHPRHVITCLQFDEDKIITGSDDTLIHVYDTKTGKLRKKLEGHEGGVWALQYEGNMLVSGSTDRSVRVWDIEKGLCTQVFYGHTSTVRCLQILMPTETGKGHDGKPIMMPPKPLIITGSRDSQLRVWRLPEVGSRRYIQTGPPANDADCPYFIRTLSGHTHSVRAISAHGDTLVSGSYDSTVRVWRISTGESLHVLHGHSQKVYSVVLDHERNRCISGSMDSLVKIWDLNTGACLHTLEGHSLLVGLLDLRDERLVSAAADSTLRIWDPENGKCKNVLTAHTGAITCFQHDGRKVISGSEKTVKMWDIRTGECVQDLLTDLSGVWQVKFDERRCVAAVQRDSLTYVEILDFGAVRDGKPLSELGKRKLLNEPEVQALLSEEL; from the exons atgacgccctcgcccggTCCCCAAATAAACACCACCGAGGTGCGGCGGCCTCGCTCGAGCCAAACTGTCTCCTTCTctgtcgacgagggcaaggGTAAGGGCATCAACTCTGGCCATGGCGCCGACTCGACAAGTTTGCAGTTGGCCGTTTCCGAGTGCATAGAgacaaccaccacaaccaccaccaccactaccaaACGCACTTTTCCCCCCATTTACCTGCGCGACGTTCGTCCCCTCCACGAGCTTGACTCGAAGGAATATCCTCTGGCCTCGAAGCCTCTGCCCCCCGAACTCGCAAACTTCTCCTTCAGCGTCACtggctcctcctccgacccCATGGCCGATAACCCCTTTGTCTACAACAGAAAG CGCAAAAcaccggccgccgccgagaggcaACCTGCAGGTCTCCTCAAAGAAGACGAGTCCAGTCAAGAAATATCTCGACGAATCGCCAAATCTCCTTCCGACGCCTACCAGCGGAGATCACGGCGGTCGAATCCTCGCGAAACCTCACCCTCATACAACGCGGCCCCCGTTCTGCCTTCGCGCCCGTCACGAAACCCTAGGCCCACTGGTCTCGCCTTCCCTGAGGATCATTCACAgcggcttcgacgtcaaCTCGCCCAAGGCAGGCAGAGTGGCTATTTGGCCACCCCAGACACTTCCGAAGTCGCTGGCACCAGCACTGGCACCGAACGGGCAACGCGACCCCGATCGCTTCACCCAAACCGCACGAGCCACACTCCTCCCGAGTCAGGCCCGAGCCAAACAAACCCGCAGGAGGCTGACAGCCCTATCGGCAGTGATGCACTCACAGTCTTCAGTAGCAACGTTGCCACTCCTCCCATAACCGACGCAGACCCCGAGCcctttgtcgacgacgatgatgatgacgacgacgatgaagacgatgaggatgCGTTACTTCGACCCGTTGGCCACCGACCCTCCATCGATGCCGTGGCTGCGCAGGATGCGAGCCTCCCTAGTCCGAGACTTTCGCCGACgctcgctgccgcccagctgAACTCAAGGGACTCTGATGACGAAGATGTAGCCTCGCCGCAAagcagcgtcgtcgccagACACAATGTCAGCTTCCGAGACCAGTCCTGGTTGCACGAATCCCAGACcaccgaggagggcggctACGTCTCCGACGTGTCCATGGTCGCCGATAGCAGCACATGCCAACCCGATAACCTCGACGCTCACACTGCTATGATGAACGCACGCACGATGATGGAGGGCTTTGACTCGATGCCCAACGAGATGAAGAGCTTCATCATGTATAACCTTCTCCGTCGCTGCCCGCGCAAGACTCTGCGTCTCGTTGCCGATGTCGTCACCCCCGCTCTGAAGTGCGATTTCTTGAAGCAACTTCCTCTTGAACTCAGCTTTCACGTTCTGTCCTTCCTCGATCACCGCGACTTGTGCCGAGCTGCTCAAGTCTCAAAACACTGGCGGAACATTGTCGACACGAACGAAACTGGATGGAAGGAGCTGTTTGATCGTGATGGCTTCACGCTGCCTCCCGGCGAACTGGACAAGGCCATCGTTCAGGGTTGGGGCTGGCAGGACCCCGTTGGCGTCACGGGCGCAGAGGTCGACTTGAGACCCTTGACCAGACTGGAGTCGGCTGACAACGAACTTACAAAGGTTGTCGTAAAGTCGGATCCGACGATCAAGCTGCGAAGTTCCAAGCGCAAGCGCGCCCTCAACCTATCTAGCGCCGACCGATCGAAACGCAGGGCTAGCGGCCAGGACGCCGCTCGTTTGGAGGCCCTGCAATCAGAGGTCAGGCAGCACAAATCCGAGGGGCCGCTTTCAGCAGCCAacgcggccgcggccgctaTGCCCAATCCCAAGACAAGCATCCCGGGTCTCCAGAAGCTGCACCTCTTCAAGTCTCTCTACCGTCGCCACTACATGATCCGCCAAAGCTGGACAAGCGGAAAGGTGAAGCCCGGACACGTTGCGTTCGCTGCACACCCCCGCCATGTCATCACCTGCCTGCAGTTTGACGAGGACAAGATCATTACCGGAAGCGACGACACCTTGATTCATGTTTACGACACCAAGACCGGCAAACTTCGCAAGAAACTCGAGGgccacgagggcggcgtctgGGCTCTGCAGTACGAAGGCAACATGCTAGTGTCCGGATCGACTGACCGATCCGTTCGGGTTTGGGACATTGAGAAGGGCCTCTGCACCCAAGTCTTCTATGGCCACACCAGCACTGTCCGGTGCCTGCAGATCCTGATGCCGACCGAGACCGGCAAGGGACACGACGGCAAGCCCATCatgatgccgccgaagccTTTGATTATTACGGGATCTCGCGACAGTCAGCTTCGTGTCTGGCGCCTGCCCGAGGTCGGGTCTCGCCGGTACATCCAGACGGGTCCGCCagccaacgacgccgactGTCCTTACTTCATCCGTACCCTTTCCGGGCACACGCACTCGGTCCGCGCCATTTCTGCCCACGGTGACACCCTTGTCAGCGGGAGCTACGACAGCACTGTCAGAGTCTGGCGTATCAGCACTGGCGAATCTCTCCACGTCCTGCACGGTCATTCGCAAAAGGTCTACAGCGTTGTCCTCGACCACGAGCGCAATCGCTGCATCTCAGGCTCCATGGATTCCCTGGTCAAGATTTGGGACCTCAACACTGGAGCTTGCTTGCACACGCTCGAGGGACACAGCCTTCTCGTCGGTTTGTTGGATTTGCGCGACGAGCGACTGGTATCAGCAGCCGCCGACAGCACGTTGCGAATCTGGGACCCGGAGAACGGAAAGTGCAAGAACGTCTTGACAGCCCACACGGGTGCCATTACCTGCTTCCAGCACGATGGCCGAAAGGTGATTTCGGGAAGCGAGAAGACGGTCAAGATGTGGGACATCCGCACTGGTGAGTGCGTGCAGGATCTTCTGACGGATCTTAGCGGGGTCTGGCAGGTCAAGTTTGACGAGCGGCGTTGCGTGGCCGCTGTCCAGCGTGACAGCTTGACATACGTCGAG ATTCTCGACTTTGGTGCCGTCCGCGATGGCAAGCCGCTCTCGGAGCTCGGAAAACGCAAGCTTCTCAACGAGCCAGAAGTCCAAGCGCTTCTGTCGGAAGAACTATGA
- a CDS encoding Putative dienelactone hydrolase, alpha/Beta hydrolase has translation MASNPPGQCCTVGVKHEGTPQGKKISVAGKYEGYLAEAPADKAHKNAGILFISDVFGIWPNSQLVADQFAANGYTTLIVDLFGGDQIPLPMPAGLNILEWIAKGSDGKSPHTQESIDPIVIDAIKYMQNDLGLANIGAVGYCFGAKYLVRHFQHGIKVGYIAHPSFVDEDELAAINGPLSIAAAETDSMFPAEKRHKSEEILQKTGQPYQINLYSGVEHGFAVRCDLSKKIQKYAKENAFLQAVSWFDEHLA, from the exons atGGCCTCCAACCCTCCCGGACAGTGCTgcaccgtcggcgtcaagcATGA GGGCACCCCCCAGGGCAAGAAGATCAGCGTCGCTGGCAAGTATGAAGGAtacctcgccgaggcgccTGCCGACAAGGCCCACAAGAACGCTGGCATTCTCTTCATCAGCGACGTCTTCGGCATCTGGCCCAACTCGCAGCTCGTGGCCGACCAGTTTGCCGCCAATGGATACACGACGCTGATCGTAGACCTCTTCGGTGGCGACCAGATTCCGCTGCCGATGCCTGCCGGGCTTAACATCCTCGAATGGATTGCCAAGGGCAGCGACGGCAAGAGCCCGCACACGCAGGAGTCGATTGaccccatcgtcatcgacgccatcaagtACATGCAAaacgacctcggcctcgccaacatcggcgccgtcggctaCTGCTTCGGCGCAAAGTACCTCGTGCGCCACTTCCAGCACGGCATCAAAGTTGGCTATATCGCGCACCCCAGCTtcgttgacgaagacgagctcGCGGCCATCAACGGCCCgctctccatcgccgccgccgagacggacaGCATGTTCCCCGCTGAGAAGCGCCACAAGTCGGAGGAGATCCTGCAGAAGACGGGCCAGCCTTACCAGATCAACCTCTACTCGGGCGTCGAGCACGGCTTCGCCGTCCGCTGCGACTTAAGCAAGAAGATCCAAAAGTACGCCAAGGAGAACGCCTTCCTCCAGGCTGTCTCGTGGTTCGATGAGCACCTGGCATGA
- a CDS encoding Putative Tapt1 family protein: MAESQHSDDRGADENHGASGNQAAVPSEPVEAFPPMPTFILEGSTTYDHDGGPLSQDTKTDIKVSHIPLPPLPSASASAPPTSTLPTIPGGHSDEDQSSDVSSTHSKPEKQDSSNSSSISEPATAAEKHEAESNEGVAPKTRVRAGSSSASMRKNQSHDNVRRLSVAGMQQLTAPEALPVAIVPDQASSAERDQRARSAIADQLQAICQSILSQPAALRPNGSVTDGANSSRQDEPRRPVSARTLSTPPTTRRQSQSQAASPRRNSFYTVARPPPLNLDATSHFNAVNLQPPTQNKPPQIHVPPPSTKSLRNDPIPPSPLPPSIPLPPMSIPTHLQLELAAQRPSPLYIHHSHTNDIPYESYVVKWERLKNVLLLPSFLERTLYFGALACLDAWLYNFTILPMRFCIALGVLFKWWGYMALKEARWMIGFVWYGMGRVWARARRPRAKAVSSARQEDAHHHASRDSSRSRPAERRPSIPALDLRSPDGAPTLHSDSDSKANSHRATEHEIKGNSNGHITHKLNASAGHHPSHGPGHRTHRHRRTKSIPSNLSSFHKADLLQGAVIICSSMFLMKLDASRMYHFIRAQDGIKLYVIYNVLEVGDRLLSALGQDIFECLFSSETLSRNSSGRSKVLLPLGMFVLALIYNVTHSVALYYQVITLNVAVNSYSNALLTLMISNQFVEIKSTVFKRFEKDNLFQLTCADIVERFQLWIMLFIIGMRNIVEVGGLSVPGAGSENGDLGGSGAMPLHSPSILPFSFTILPSWVWSGEVLSPFLIVIGSEMLVDTIKHAYVNKFNNIKPTFYSRILDILCKDYYTNAFVSPSLTRRLGLAVIPLSCLFIRASVQTYHMFLSTRIPTPIPESTQTSLSVESATPSSPVMVAALDRLDTLLRDALGRAVYGYPYGEPSMQSRAWWTWTSDDVIAAVTMIVVFFIAFLVLLIIKLLLGMVLLRYARNRYAQMKRKEHLVATGQEERQVYDAKGKRVGGYSQVEITEDRRRWIHADEKEGLKGGKGRFPKPDKPPEGEYMGVQRYEMVTKNIW, translated from the exons ATGGCAGAGAGCCAACACAGCGACGATCGAGGGGCCGACGAGAATCATGGAGCTTCTGGAAACCAGGCCGCCGTGCCTTCTGAGCCGGTCGAGGCCTTCCCGCCCATGCCTACATTCATTCTCGAGGGCAGCACCACCTATGACCACGATGGTGGTCCGCTAAGTCAAGACACCAAGACCGACATAAAGGTCTCGCACattcccctccctccgctGCCCAGCGCCTCCGCGAGCGCGCCCCCTACTTCCACTCTCCCTACCATACCCGGCGGCCACTCCGATGAGGACCAATCCTCCGATGTCTCTTCGACCCATAGCAAGCCTGAAAAGCAGGACTCGTCCAACTCGTCGTCCATATCCGAGCCTgcgaccgccgccgagaagcacgaggccgagagcaACGAGGGCGTGGCCCCCAAGACCAGGGTTAGGGCCGGGTCGAGCTCCGCATCCATGAGGAAGAACCAGAGTCATGATAACGTTAGGAGGCTGTCGGTCGCGGGAATGCAGCAGCTCACGGctcccgaggctctccctGTCGCCATTGTTCCCGACCAAGCCTCTTCTGCCGAGCGGGATCAACGAGCGCGCTCGGCCATCGCAGACCAGCTGCAAGCCATCTGCCAGTCGATACTCAGTCAGCCGGCTGCTCTGCGACCCAACGGCTCCGTGACGGATGGTGCAAACAGCTCCCGGCAAGACGAGCCTCGGAGACCCGTCTCCGCCAGAACCCTCTCGACGCCTCCGACAACACGGCGccagtcgcagtcgcaggCCGCCTCGCCCCGCCGCAATTCCTTCTACACCGTTGctcggccaccgccgctgaATCTCGACGCGACCAGCCATTTTAACGCCGTCAACCTGCAACCACCGACCCAGAACAAACCGCCCCAGATCCACGtgccaccaccatcgacaaAGTCGCTCAGAAATGATCCTATCCCGCCCtcacctctccctccctcgaTACCCCTCCCGCCCATGTCTATACCGACCCATCTCCAGTTGGAACTTGCCGCCCAACGTCCGAGCCCTTTGTACATCCACCACTCGCATACGAACGATATTCCATACGAGTCTTACGTGGTGAAATGGGAAAGGCTGAAGAATGTTTTGCTTCTCCCGTCGTTTCTCGAGAGGACTCTCTATTTTGGAGCCCTTGCTTGTCTCGATGCCTGGCTGTACAACTTCACCATTCTGCCCATGAGATTCTGCATTGCCCTTGGCGTCCTTTTCAAGTGGTGGGGTTACATGGCCTTGAAGGAGGCGCGGTGGATGATTGGCTTTGTCTGGTACGGAATGGGTAGAGTTTGGGCCAGAGCTCGTCGACCGAGAGCGAAGGCTGTCTCGTCGGCCCGGCAAGAAGACGCCCATCATCATGCCAGCCGCGACAGCAGTCGAAGTCGACCGGCCGAGCGGAGACCATCCATCCCCGCCCTGGATCTCCGATCGCCTGATGGTGCCCCGACGCTTCATTCGGATTCGGATTCCAAGGCAAACAGCCATAGGGCCACCGAACACGAGATCAAGGGTAACAGCAACGGACATATAACCCACAAGCTGAATGCGTCTGCTGGCCATCACCCCTCACATGGTCCAGGTCATAGGACGCACCGGCACCGTAGGACGAAATCGATACCATCGAATCTGTCTTCCTTCCACAAGGCGGACCTGTTACAGGGTGCTGTCATCATCTGTAGCTCCATGTTCTTGATGAAGCTTGACGCCAGTCGGATGTACCACTTTATCCGGGCTCAGGACGGCATCAAGCTCTATGTAATATACAACGTCCTTGAG GTTGGCGATCGTCTTTTGTCGGCTCTCGGGCAAGACATCTTCGAGTGCCTCTTCAGCTCCGAGACACTGTCTAGGAACAGCTCCGGCCGTTCCAAAGTGCTCCTGCCCTTAGGCATGTTtgtcctcgccctcatctACAATGTAACCCATTCGGTTGCGTTGTATTACCAGGTCATCACGCTCAACGTGGCTGTCAACTCGTACTCGAATGCCCTTTTGACTCTGATGATCTCAAACCAATTTGTTGAGATCAAGAGCACCGTCTTCAAGCGCTTTGAAAAGGATAACCTGTTCCAGCTGACGTGTGCGGACATTGTCGAGCGCTTCCAGCTGTGGATTATGTTGTTCATCATCGGTATGCGCAACATCGTGGAAGTCGGTGGCCTCTCCGTCCCCGGGGCCGGATCGGAGAACGGTGACCTGGGAGGCTCGGGTGCCATGCCGCTTCACAGTCCATCCATACTACCATTCAGCTTCACGATCCTCCCATCCTGGGTTTGGTCCGGCGAGGTCCTCTCCCCGTTTCTCATTGTCATTGGCAGCGAGATGTTGGTCGACACCATCAAGCACGCCTACGTGAACAAGTTCAACAACATTAAGCCGACATTCTACAGCCGCATTCTGGACATCTTGTGTAAGGACTACTACACCAAC GCCTTTGTGTCGCCTTCGCTGACCCGACGACTTGGCCTGGCTGTCATCCCGTTGTCGTGCTTGTTTATCCGAGCTTCGGTCCAAACTTACCACATGTTCTTGTCAACGCGAATTCCTACACCTATCCCGGAGTCCACTCAAACATCCTTGTCCGTCGAGTCCGCAACCCCGTCATCTCCGGTGATGGTCGCAGCtctcgaccgtctcgacACGCTGCTACGGGACGCCCTGGGACGGGCTGTTTACGGCTACCCATACGGAGAACCCAGTATGCAGAGCAGGGCCTGGTGGACGTGGACCAGCGACGATGTCATCGCGGCAGTGACGATGATTGTTGTGTTCTTCATCGCCTTCCTGGTCCTGCTCATCATCAAATTACTTCTTGGCATGGTCCTGCTGCGGTATGCACGAAACAGGTACGCTCAGATGAAGCGCAAGGAGCACCTAGTGGCGACAGGTCAAGAGGAGAGGCAGGTATACGATGCCAAGGGCAAGAGGGTCGGCGGCTACAGCCAGGTCGAGATCACCGAGGACCGGCGGAGGTGGATacacgccgacgagaaggaaGGGCTCAAGGGCGGCAAAGGACGGTTTCCGAAGCCGGACAAACCACCAGAAGGGGAATACATGGGAGTTCAGCGGTACGAAATGGTAACCAAGAACATTTGGTGA
- a CDS encoding Putative RING finger protein, with the protein MSLPPPLTDLELLARARGLSNGVPPNERELRLLSSELSVCRNILDKLVEESSCSICYRPLRSMHVLECGHSFCTECIRNEFKENGMSHDIHVHAYCPACRIEITLELNEDKKLYVPDHIMTNDQLPYLRLWAKLRRVTDEVSSAHGIPIPETAYSWRRQDVETHYKTRAEEEAEDNKVWVSTGEAGENGGQENVDDQENINDQEGESDSEGETQNPTVRALEAFIALATATVPPPQHGSYNTYMDPPYFPGALGPGPDQPVLLGVTHVPTINHHPPETHEEAPGEGSTE; encoded by the exons atgtcgctgccgccgccgctgacggaTCTAGAGCTTCTCGCGAGAGCCCGAGGCCTGTCCAACGGCGTCCCCCCCAACGAGCGCGAGTTGCGGTTGTTGTCCTCGGAGCTTTCTGTCTGCCGCAATATTCTGGATAAGCTGGTTGAAGAGAGCTCGTGCAGCATATGCTACCGACCGTTAAGGAGCATGCACGTGCTTGAATGTGGACACAGCTTTTGCACGGAG TGCATCCGCAACGAATTCAAGGAAAATGGAATGAGCCACGATATCCATGTTCATGCTTACTGCCCGGCCTGCCGCATCGAAATCACGCTTGAACTGAACGAGGACAAAAAGCTCTACGTTCCTGATCACATCATG ACAAATGACCAGTTACCCTACCTCCGACTCTGGGCGAAGCTCAGACGAGTGACGGACGAGGTGTCTTCTGCCCATGGCATTCCAATTCCCGAGACGGCGTACTCGTGGCGTCGTCAGGACGTCGAGACCCATTACAAAACAcgtgccgaggaggaagccgaggacaACAAGGTGTGGGTGAGCACCGGCGAAGCGGGAGAGAACGGAGGTCAAGAGAACGTCGATGATCAAGAGAACATCAATGATCAAGAGGGCGAGAGTGATTCTGAGGGGGAAACGCAGAATCCAACTGTGCGGGCGTTGGAAGCATTCATCGCCTTAGCGACCGCCACCGTGCCACCACCACAGCATGGCTCGTACAATACATACATGGACCCGCCCTACTTCCCCGGTGCCTTAGGTCCTGGGCCCGATCAacccgtcctcctcggtgtTACGCATGTGCCAACTATCAATCATCATCCCCCGGAGACCCACGAGGAGGCGCCTGGCGAGGGCAGTACAGAGTGA
- a CDS encoding Putative Zinc finger, RING-type, which produces MAAANEASSPPTATEPRTPTSTPQSPGTVTPAHQCRICRASFCQPLGCGHVYCVECLGPRHNAAPGKAGCPECDRNNPTPPRTVTPEPKAEPEFDYRRVRTVRQIQHTHGMVKVLFLLNLLSLAFLIAIGIVFAVIVSRLVDTGSSLAEQLQMGPVGNSPLSPAKHW; this is translated from the exons ATGGCAGCCGCGAATGAAGCCAGCAGCCCCCCCACCGCCACTGAACCGAGGACGCCAACATCAACTCCGCAGTCCCCTGGCACCGTGACTCCTGCCCACCAATGCAGGATCTGCCGTGCGTCCTTCTGTCAACCTCTGGGATGTGGGCATGTCTACTGCGTCGAG TGTCTCGGCCCTCGACACAACGCCGCGCCCGGCAAGGCGGGCTGCCCCGAGTGCGATCGCAATAATCCAACGCCTCCAAGGACCGTGACGCCT GAGCCCAAGGCCGAGCCCGAATTCGACTACCGCAGGGTGCGAACTGTCAGGCAGATACAACACACCCATGGGATGGTAAAGGTGTTGTTTCTTCTCAACCTACTCTCGTTGGCCTTTTTGATCGCAatcggcatcgtcttcgccgtaATAGTCAGCCGCTTAGTTGATACCGGCTCTTCCTTGGCAGAACAACTTCAGATGGGGCCCGTGGGAAACAGCCCTCTGTCGCCGGCTAAGCACTGGTAA